GCAGCACCGCTTCCTTCACCGAAATGTGTTTCGGCGCGCGGGTCTTGGTCAGGCCCAGCTCGGCCAGGGTGCGGCCGATCATCACCTTGGCGGCCACCTTCGCCAGGGGCACGCCGGTGGCCTTGGAGACGAAGGGCACGGTGCGGCTGGCCCGCGGGTTGACCTCGAGCACGTAGACGATGCCGTCCTTCATCGCGAACTGGATGTTGAGCAATCCCTTGACCTTCAGCTCGCGGGCGAGGGTGCGCGTGTAGTCCTCGATGCGTTCGAGGTGGTCGGGGGCGATCAGGTAGGGCGGCAGCACGCAGGCGCTGTCGCCGGAATGGATGCCCGCTTCCTCGATGTGCTGCATGACCGCGCCGATGTAGAGCTGGCGGCCGTCGTAGATCGCGTCGACGTCGAACTCGAAAGCGTCCTCGAGAAACTTGTCGATCAGCACCGGGTGGTCGGGCGAAACCTCGACCGCCTTGCGCATGTACTCGGCCAGGCCGCGGTCGTCGTAGACGATCTGCATCGCCCGCCCGCCCAGCACGTAGGACGGCCGCACCAACACCGGGTAGCCGATGCCGCGCGCGACCTCGCGGGCCTCGGCGATCGACACCGCCGTGCCGTACGCCGGGTGGACGATGCCCAGGCGGCGCAGCAGCGCGCCGAAGCGCTTGCGGTCCTCGGCCAGGTCGATGCAGTCGGGCGAGGTGCCCAGGACGCGCACGCCGGCCCGTTCGAGCGGCAGCGCCAGCTTGAGCGGCGTCTGGCCGCCGAACTGCACGATCACGCCCAGCGGTTTTTCGTTTTCGACGATCCGGATGACGTCCTCGAAGGTCAGCGGCTCGAAAAACAGCCGGTCGGTGATGTCGTAGTCGGTGCTGACAGTCTCGGGGTTGCAGTTGATCATCTGCACTTCGTAGCCCTCTTCCTTGAGGGCGAAGACGCCGTGCACGCAGCAGTAGTCGAACTCGATGCCCTGGCCGATGCGGTTGGGCCCGCCGCCGAGGATGATCACTTTTTTGTTGCGGCTGGGAACGGCCTCGTTTTCCGGCTCGTAGGTCGAGTAGTAGTACGGCGTCTCGGCCGCGAATTCCGCCGCGCAGGTGTCGACCGTTTTAAAGGCGGCCTGCACCTTGAACTGTTTGCGCAGGCGGCGCACCGCGGCCTCGTCGGTTTTGCACAGGTGGGCGAGCTGGCGGTCGGAGAAGCCCAGGCGCTTGGCCGCGAGCAATTCGTCGCGGTCGAAGGTCGCCAGGTCGCGGCCCTTCAGGGCCTGTTCGGCGCGCGCGATCTTCTCGATCTCGCGGATGAACCACGGATCGATGCCGGTCAGGCGCGACAGTTCCGCCGCGGGCAGGCCGAGCTGCAGGCCGTATTTCACGTAATAGAGGGTGTCGCGGTGCGGCTTGGCCAGCTTGGCCTTGACGGTCTTTTTCAGCGCGGCGACGTCGGCCTGCGGATCGTACACGTCCAGCGGATCCTTGCCGTCGCCGCCCAGGCCGTAGCGGCCGATTTCCAGGCTGCGCAGGGCCTTCTGGAACGACTCGGGGAAGGTGCGCCCGATGGCCATCGCCTCGCCGACCGATTTCATCTGGACGCCGAGCGTGTCCTCGGCGCCGGGAAATTTTTCGAAGTCCCAGCGCGGGATCTTGGTCACGATATAGTCGATCGACGGTTCGAAGCAGGCCGGCGTTTTCTTGGTGATGTCGTTGGGGATCTCGTCGAGGGTGAAGCCGACGGCCAGCATCGCGGCGATCTTGGCGATCGGGAAGCCGGTGGCCTTCGAAGCCAAAGCCGACGAACGCGAGACGCGCGGGTTCATCTCGATGACCACCAACCGCCCGTCCTTCGGGTTGACGGCGAATTGCACGTTCGAGCCGCCCGTTTCAACGCCGATCTCGGTCATCACGCGGCGCGCGGCGTCGC
This DNA window, taken from Myxococcales bacterium, encodes the following:
- the carB gene encoding carbamoyl-phosphate synthase large subunit, translating into MPQRTDLKSILILGSGPIVIGQACEFDYSGTQSCRVLKKLGYRIVLINSNPATIMTDPELADRTYVEPLTPGVVARIIEREKPDALLPTMGGQTALNLAFELHQRGVLRQNNVELIGAKFEAIQKAESRELFAAAMRRIGLEVPRGRFVRSLDEALKLVEEIDFPVILRPAFTLGGTGAGTAFRKSQYKAMIENALTLSPVHEVLVEESVIGWKEFELEVMRDFKDNFVVVCSIENLDPMGVHTGDSITVAPAQTLTDKEYQIMRDAARRVMTEIGVETGGSNVQFAVNPKDGRLVVIEMNPRVSRSSALASKATGFPIAKIAAMLAVGFTLDEIPNDITKKTPACFEPSIDYIVTKIPRWDFEKFPGAEDTLGVQMKSVGEAMAIGRTFPESFQKALRSLEIGRYGLGGDGKDPLDVYDPQADVAALKKTVKAKLAKPHRDTLYYVKYGLQLGLPAAELSRLTGIDPWFIREIEKIARAEQALKGRDLATFDRDELLAAKRLGFSDRQLAHLCKTDEAAVRRLRKQFKVQAAFKTVDTCAAEFAAETPYYYSTYEPENEAVPSRNKKVIILGGGPNRIGQGIEFDYCCVHGVFALKEEGYEVQMINCNPETVSTDYDITDRLFFEPLTFEDVIRIVENEKPLGVIVQFGGQTPLKLALPLERAGVRVLGTSPDCIDLAEDRKRFGALLRRLGIVHPAYGTAVSIAEAREVARGIGYPVLVRPSYVLGGRAMQIVYDDRGLAEYMRKAVEVSPDHPVLIDKFLEDAFEFDVDAIYDGRQLYIGAVMQHIEEAGIHSGDSACVLPPYLIAPDHLERIEDYTRTLARELKVKGLLNIQFAMKDGIVYVLEVNPRASRTVPFVSKATGVPLAKVAAKVMIGRTLAELGLTKTRAPKHISVKEAVLPFNKFANASVFLGPEMRSTGEVMGISHSFGNAFAKSQIAAGGSLPTEGNVFISVNDYDKLRVIPIARDLLELGFGIYATEGTYRALLACGIRAESVHKVGRGEPNSLSLIIKKQIVMVINTPLGKESRSHEYEIGRVAIQHNVPYITTLSGASAAVRGIMAVKSKTLGVRSLQEYHGDMK